In Synechococcus sp. A18-25c, a single window of DNA contains:
- a CDS encoding glycosyltransferase has product MSRRVFGVSDGRERVLVLAPTARAASETFIRANLSGLSLDLTAYFGDERPLKAPWRLAYGSSILLSKLFTRLHWLRLAGLPAACVALALIRRHQPDVVMVEFGFEAVRVMEACAWSGVPLVVHFRGSDASAERRLGLLKGRYRRLLAMAAGVIVKSRPMADTLLALGAPADRLLISPSGANAALFQGSDPAAAPPVLLAVGRFVAKKGPLQTLRAFALLCRDPAVARLQPELWMVGEGPLLASARSLVVELGLQEQVRFLGVRSQDRVAQLMREVRGFVQHSMVAPDGDSEGNPVAVMEAQLSGLPVVATRHAGIPEVVLEGQTGLLVEEGDEAGMARAMARLLMEPDLAARLGDCGRRRIQEQFTIEHHLRQVEQLLRQIIDDCEVHRGARL; this is encoded by the coding sequence ATGAGTCGGCGCGTCTTCGGTGTCAGCGACGGCCGCGAGCGGGTGCTGGTGCTGGCCCCCACAGCCCGCGCCGCCAGTGAAACCTTCATTCGCGCCAATCTCAGTGGGTTGTCATTGGACTTGACGGCCTACTTCGGCGACGAACGACCGCTGAAGGCCCCCTGGCGACTGGCTTACGGCAGTTCGATCCTGCTCAGCAAGCTGTTCACGCGTTTGCATTGGCTGCGTCTGGCAGGGCTGCCGGCAGCCTGTGTGGCCTTGGCCCTGATCCGTCGCCATCAACCGGATGTGGTGATGGTGGAGTTCGGTTTTGAAGCGGTGCGGGTGATGGAGGCCTGCGCCTGGTCCGGTGTGCCCCTGGTGGTGCATTTCCGCGGTTCCGATGCCTCGGCGGAGCGTCGCTTGGGTTTGCTGAAGGGGCGTTACCGGCGTCTGCTGGCCATGGCCGCCGGCGTGATCGTTAAATCCAGACCGATGGCCGACACCCTGTTGGCGCTGGGTGCACCAGCGGATCGCTTGCTGATCAGTCCCTCCGGCGCCAATGCCGCTTTGTTTCAGGGCAGCGACCCGGCCGCGGCGCCACCAGTGCTGTTGGCGGTGGGGCGTTTTGTGGCCAAGAAAGGTCCGCTGCAGACGCTTCGAGCCTTTGCTTTGCTCTGCCGTGATCCCGCTGTGGCCAGGCTGCAGCCCGAGCTGTGGATGGTGGGAGAGGGCCCGCTGCTGGCCTCGGCACGGTCGTTGGTGGTGGAGCTTGGCCTCCAGGAGCAGGTGCGATTTCTGGGCGTGCGTTCCCAGGACCGGGTGGCGCAGCTGATGCGTGAGGTGCGGGGGTTCGTGCAGCACTCGATGGTGGCCCCGGATGGTGACAGCGAGGGCAATCCTGTGGCGGTGATGGAAGCCCAACTCAGTGGTCTGCCGGTGGTGGCAACCCGTCATGCCGGTATCCCTGAGGTGGTGCTGGAGGGACAGACAGGGCTGCTGGTGGAGGAAGGTGACGAAGCCGGCATGGCGCGGGCGATGGCACGTCTGCTGATGGAGCCGGATCTGGCGGCACGTCTGGGAGACTGCGGGCGCCGGCGCATTCAGGAGCAGTTCACCATCGAGCATCACCTGCGGCAGGTTGAGCAGCTGCTGCGTCAAATCATCGACGACTGCGAGGTACATCGCGGGGCACGGCTGTAG
- a CDS encoding glycosyltransferase — MQKERPRRVLALLTKTNILCAAAVWDLPVHLVVSERNDPRRQRLDHLWSHLRRIFYRRADVVTANTEGVLKALQAMGPWKRLDLLPNPLPGGLSVVEREEQSNDRQREVLAVARLVPQKGLDVLIRAFASLPPSVRDDWSVTLVGDGPERQALEALASDTGLRESIRFEGFRSDPLVFMRRASIFALPSRFEGMPNALLEAMAAGLPSVVSDASPGPLEMVSDGRQGLVVPCDDVSAFATALQRLMLDGDLRDQCGDAARTTLRALDWDVVEPHWRSVLALPAQS; from the coding sequence ATGCAGAAAGAGAGGCCAAGGCGGGTTTTGGCTTTGCTAACCAAAACCAACATCCTTTGTGCTGCTGCGGTTTGGGATCTGCCAGTGCATTTGGTGGTTTCTGAGCGGAATGACCCTCGACGCCAGCGACTCGATCATCTGTGGAGCCACTTGCGCCGTATTTTTTACCGCCGTGCCGATGTGGTGACTGCCAACACCGAGGGGGTGTTGAAGGCTTTGCAGGCCATGGGGCCATGGAAACGTCTGGACCTGTTGCCGAATCCACTTCCTGGTGGACTGAGCGTTGTCGAGCGAGAAGAACAGTCCAACGATCGGCAGCGAGAGGTGCTGGCGGTGGCTCGGCTAGTGCCCCAGAAGGGTCTGGATGTGCTGATCCGTGCCTTCGCATCACTTCCGCCGTCGGTCCGGGACGATTGGAGCGTCACTCTGGTCGGGGATGGACCGGAGCGCCAGGCCTTGGAGGCACTGGCCAGTGATACAGGGCTCAGGGAGTCGATTCGCTTCGAGGGATTCCGCTCGGATCCGTTGGTGTTCATGCGCCGCGCATCGATCTTTGCGCTTCCTTCACGCTTTGAAGGCATGCCCAATGCACTGCTTGAGGCCATGGCGGCAGGGCTGCCATCGGTGGTGAGCGATGCCTCCCCCGGTCCGCTGGAGATGGTGAGTGATGGCAGGCAGGGCCTGGTGGTGCCCTGTGACGATGTGAGCGCGTTTGCAACGGCGCTGCAGCGGCTGATGCTCGATGGCGATCTGCGCGATCAATGCGGCGATGCGGCTCGCACCACGTTGCGGGCGCTCGACTGGGATGTGGTGGAGCCGCATTGGCGTTCGGTGCTGGCCCTGCCAGCGCAATCATGA
- a CDS encoding glycosyltransferase has translation MTPLRVVFMIDSLKLGGAERVLLRWACWGRNEGWQVLVITRHGSGRDAYPVPEGVERWVEPRLSPLLERLGWFAFPWRLLALRQMLCDYRTDVVVGVTTLPAVKVLLASMGLRVRTVVSERNYPPAKPPSLPWRWLRRFTYPKADLHFVQTKPVGSWLRQHCGVTRQRLLPNPVSWPLPDREPVLSPDDCLPPEVPLILAAGTKSHQKGFDRLMPVFAELGQRTPNLHLALLGLAPGSYHGRDQQAELRQLLGDSVDLQRRLLLPGVSGSMAGWYERATVFVLPSRFEGFPNVLLEAMAAGCACIASDCLTGPSDLIRHGENGLLLSAQAATGDWVDAIDGLLQDPERCHQLGARAAAVRERYASERLRRDFLEAMSSFRHG, from the coding sequence ATGACCCCGTTGCGGGTGGTGTTCATGATTGATTCGCTCAAGCTTGGCGGCGCAGAACGAGTATTGCTGCGCTGGGCCTGCTGGGGCCGCAATGAAGGTTGGCAGGTGTTGGTGATTACGCGGCATGGATCCGGCCGTGATGCCTACCCCGTGCCGGAAGGGGTGGAACGGTGGGTGGAGCCCAGGCTGTCACCCCTACTGGAGCGGCTGGGTTGGTTCGCTTTCCCCTGGCGGCTGCTTGCCTTGCGTCAGATGTTGTGTGATTACCGCACCGATGTGGTGGTGGGTGTGACCACGCTGCCTGCGGTGAAAGTGCTCTTGGCCAGTATGGGTTTGCGGGTGCGAACCGTTGTCTCAGAGCGCAACTACCCCCCGGCCAAGCCTCCTTCACTGCCTTGGCGTTGGTTGCGGCGCTTCACCTACCCAAAAGCTGATTTGCATTTCGTGCAAACCAAGCCTGTCGGTTCATGGCTCAGACAGCATTGTGGTGTGACACGGCAAAGGTTGTTGCCCAATCCGGTGTCTTGGCCGCTCCCCGACCGAGAACCTGTGCTGTCTCCAGACGACTGTCTGCCTCCCGAAGTGCCCCTGATCCTTGCGGCGGGCACGAAGTCACATCAGAAGGGATTTGATCGCTTGATGCCGGTGTTTGCTGAGCTGGGGCAGCGGACACCCAACCTGCATTTGGCTTTGCTTGGACTCGCTCCAGGCAGTTACCACGGCCGAGACCAACAAGCAGAGTTACGTCAACTCCTGGGCGACAGCGTTGATTTGCAACGCAGGTTGCTGTTGCCCGGTGTCAGCGGCAGCATGGCAGGTTGGTATGAGCGGGCAACGGTCTTCGTGTTGCCATCGCGCTTCGAGGGATTCCCCAATGTGTTGCTCGAGGCGATGGCCGCTGGGTGTGCCTGCATTGCCAGTGATTGTCTGACAGGACCATCGGATCTCATCCGGCATGGAGAGAACGGTTTGTTGCTGTCCGCTCAGGCCGCGACTGGTGATTGGGTGGACGCGATTGATGGTTTGCTCCAGGATCCTGAGCGTTGCCATCAGCTCGGTGCAAGAGCTGCAGCAGTGCGCGAGCGTTATGCCTCAGAGCGCCTGCGGCGTGATTTTCTGGAAGCCATGAGTTCCTTCCGCCATGGATGA
- the kdsA gene encoding 3-deoxy-8-phosphooctulonate synthase: MAARQIRLGSITFANDAPFVLIGGVNVLESRQFALDAAGQYSDVCKRLNIPLVFKASFDKANRSSIHSYRGPGLDEGLTILQAVKDTYNIPVITDVHTPEQAAPAAAVCDIIQLPAFLARQTDLVEAMARTGSVINIKKPQFLSPSQMRNVVEKFRECGNDQLLICERGSNFGYDNLVVDMLGFGVMKRCCDQLPLIFDVTHALQCRDPGGAASGGRRSQVVDLARAGMAVGLAGLFLESHPDPDQARCDGPSALPLDALEPFLTQLKAVDTLVKSLPALNIQ; this comes from the coding sequence ATGGCCGCGAGGCAGATCAGGCTCGGATCGATCACCTTCGCCAATGACGCTCCCTTCGTGTTGATCGGTGGCGTCAATGTGCTGGAGTCGCGCCAGTTTGCGTTGGATGCCGCTGGGCAGTACAGCGACGTCTGCAAACGACTCAACATCCCGCTGGTGTTCAAGGCCTCCTTCGACAAGGCCAATCGCTCATCGATTCATTCCTACCGAGGGCCAGGACTGGACGAGGGCCTGACGATCCTGCAGGCGGTGAAAGACACCTACAACATTCCGGTGATCACCGATGTGCACACACCGGAGCAAGCCGCACCAGCCGCGGCCGTCTGCGACATCATTCAATTGCCTGCCTTTCTTGCCCGTCAGACCGATCTGGTGGAGGCGATGGCACGCACAGGCTCGGTGATAAATATCAAAAAACCGCAGTTTCTGAGTCCATCTCAGATGCGCAATGTGGTGGAGAAATTCCGGGAATGCGGCAACGACCAGCTGCTGATCTGTGAGCGAGGCAGCAATTTCGGCTACGACAACCTGGTAGTGGACATGCTGGGCTTCGGCGTCATGAAGCGCTGCTGTGATCAGCTGCCGCTGATCTTCGATGTCACCCACGCGCTTCAGTGTCGTGACCCCGGAGGCGCTGCATCGGGGGGCCGTCGCAGCCAAGTGGTGGATCTGGCGCGGGCAGGCATGGCCGTCGGCCTGGCGGGTCTGTTCCTGGAATCACATCCCGATCCGGATCAGGCGCGCTGCGATGGTCCGAGCGCACTGCCGCTGGACGCTTTGGAGCCCTTCCTGACGCAGTTGAAAGCCGTGGACACCTTGGTGAAGTCACTGCCGGCGCTGAACATTCAATGA
- the kdsB gene encoding 3-deoxy-manno-octulosonate cytidylyltransferase has product MTASIPQRPTIQRSVVAVPARLASSRLPEKVLADIGGQPMIQRVLNRCAEAEGPESVVLCTDSERLQELASAWGFPVLMTSEACSSGSERIASVADQLVALAWGEAADAWDDAQRQQRLLKTAVINVQGDQPFLDSTVVTQMVTEFGKRDPVPAVVTPVYRLSAATIHNPAVVKTLLAHDGRALYFSRSAVPHVRDVDPAEWHQHASYWGHVGMYGFRGDVLAGWDQLPASPLEDLERLEQLRLIEAGHTIATFSVEGISLSVDTPEQLNEARRLANRSV; this is encoded by the coding sequence ATGACCGCTTCGATCCCGCAGCGACCGACGATTCAGCGTTCTGTGGTGGCTGTGCCGGCGCGCCTGGCCTCATCACGGCTACCCGAAAAGGTGCTGGCCGACATCGGCGGTCAGCCCATGATTCAACGTGTGCTGAATCGTTGTGCTGAGGCTGAGGGACCGGAGTCGGTGGTGCTCTGCACCGACAGTGAGCGTTTGCAGGAGCTGGCATCGGCTTGGGGCTTTCCCGTGTTGATGACGTCTGAGGCCTGCAGCTCCGGCAGCGAGCGCATTGCCTCTGTGGCGGATCAATTGGTGGCGTTGGCCTGGGGAGAGGCCGCTGATGCCTGGGATGACGCGCAACGGCAGCAACGGTTGCTAAAAACCGCCGTGATCAATGTGCAGGGAGATCAGCCTTTTTTGGATTCCACTGTGGTGACGCAGATGGTGACGGAGTTCGGCAAGCGTGATCCGGTTCCTGCCGTGGTGACGCCCGTGTACCGCCTGTCTGCTGCCACCATCCACAACCCAGCGGTGGTCAAGACATTGCTGGCCCACGACGGTAGGGCGCTTTATTTTTCCCGCTCCGCGGTACCCCATGTGCGTGATGTGGACCCTGCGGAATGGCATCAGCACGCCTCTTACTGGGGCCATGTGGGGATGTACGGCTTCCGTGGCGATGTGCTTGCGGGTTGGGATCAGTTGCCCGCCTCACCGCTCGAAGATCTGGAGCGTTTAGAGCAATTGCGTTTGATTGAAGCGGGGCACACGATTGCCACCTTCAGCGTTGAAGGAATATCTCTCTCCGTCGATACGCC
- a CDS encoding sulfotransferase, giving the protein MPARPRLLLIRGLGQSGTTILDLALGAHPQLVGLGEAARILERPAAGDEHRGPAQLRRDLRFERRCTCGAVAAECPVWGPLLEWLPAHDDRPLAEKTLRLLDAVQRIHPEAQWAVDSYQDDMVLPFLDDSELDIRIVHLTRDVRSWVHSRSRDGQRRGQWLPGLKPLLRWCRVNARQASRLQASGRPIYRLGYEQLALDPEESLQRICDWLEVPFDRKMLEPAQHSSGHILSGNRMRFDAKRGASIRYDGAWLHHSAGLAQMALLLPWVARLNRRLVYSDD; this is encoded by the coding sequence TTGCCAGCCAGGCCCAGGCTTCTGTTGATCCGAGGTCTCGGCCAAAGCGGTACCACGATTCTGGATCTGGCCCTAGGAGCGCATCCTCAGCTTGTTGGTTTAGGTGAAGCCGCCCGGATTCTGGAACGGCCTGCAGCGGGAGACGAGCACCGAGGACCTGCTCAGCTGCGCCGTGATCTGCGCTTTGAGCGTCGTTGTACCTGCGGTGCTGTGGCGGCCGAGTGCCCCGTGTGGGGTCCGCTGCTGGAGTGGCTCCCAGCCCATGACGACCGTCCTTTGGCCGAGAAAACCCTGCGGCTGCTGGACGCCGTGCAGCGCATCCACCCCGAGGCGCAGTGGGCAGTGGATTCTTATCAGGACGACATGGTGTTGCCGTTCCTCGATGACTCTGAACTGGACATTCGCATCGTGCATCTTACCCGTGATGTGCGCAGTTGGGTGCATTCCCGCTCCCGTGATGGCCAGCGCCGTGGCCAATGGTTGCCAGGTCTGAAGCCGCTGTTGCGTTGGTGCCGGGTGAATGCACGCCAGGCTTCCAGGCTGCAAGCCAGTGGCCGGCCGATCTATCGCCTGGGTTATGAGCAGTTGGCCCTCGATCCGGAGGAAAGTCTGCAGCGAATCTGCGATTGGTTGGAGGTCCCGTTTGATCGCAAGATGCTGGAGCCTGCGCAGCACTCAAGCGGCCACATCCTCTCGGGAAATCGCATGCGTTTTGATGCCAAGCGAGGGGCCTCGATTCGCTACGACGGTGCCTGGTTGCATCACTCCGCTGGGCTGGCACAGATGGCTCTGCTGCTGCCGTGGGTGGCGCGTTTGAACCGCAGGTTGGTGTATTCGGACGATTGA